A window of Cervus elaphus chromosome 23, mCerEla1.1, whole genome shotgun sequence genomic DNA:
CTTCCTGTACGAGAAGAGCTTCCTGAAGCACGTGCGGCTGCACCACGGCGTGGCCACCGAGGTGGTGCACCGCTGCGACACCTGCGGCCAGACCTTCGCCAACCGCTGCAACCTGAAGGGCCACCAGCGGCACGTGCACAGCAGCGAGCGCCACTTCCCGTGCGAGCTGTGCGGCAAGAAGTTCAAGAGGAAGAAGGACGTGAAGCGGCACGTGGTGCAGGTGCACGAGGGGGGCGGCGAGCGGCACCAGTGCCAGCAGTGCGGCAAGGGCCTGAGCTCCAAGACGGCGCTGCGGCTGCACGAGCGCACGCACACCGGCCACAAGCCCTACGGCTGCTCCGAGTGCCCGGCCACCTTCTCGCAGCCCTCGGCCCTCAAGACCCACCTGAGGTAGGCCCGGGCTGCGCCTTCCCCTGGTGGGCTTGGAGGCGTTGGCGGCCGGCGTGGTCCCCTCTCCCCGGAGGGGTCACTGTTTGGTTGCTGCTTCCCTCGTCTGGGTTCTCCGTGGAGACAGATGCGGGGATGGCGCTCCTTGGGTCGGGCCTAGGCTGATGGGGACCCCAGCCTCCCGTTCAGGCTCAggggctcctccccaccccttatAGCCCCACCCCTGCTGAGTCAGGCCAGAGACCCCAGCCCCCCTTCCTTTGGGACCCCGGCCTGAGACCAGCCGGTGGCGCGGTCCCCCTGGAGACCTCAGTGGAGGGACACTTCTCTGGGCTTGGAGAGTGCCTGCCACCTGTCAGTCTGATAAGCTCCAGGGTTAGGACAGATAGGGATTCCGTGTTTTGATTCTGACGTACAAGTAGGtgactttcagtttttaaataaattcctttCTGGTGCTCAGTACTTATACTTGAAATTCAGACAAAGAAGTTTTCCACTCTCCCCAAGATCTGCCCTCACCCTGGGCCAGTCTGGGGGTGGTAGGTGGGTGTTCATTGTCCTTTTCCTGCCCCAGCCCGGTTCAGGAAGGGCTCAGGAAACGCGGTGATGGTCACTCCGTCCTCGCCCTGAGATGCAGGGCTGACGTGTGTGCCCCTGGGACCAGCTAACTTCACGTGTTAACAGTTCTTTCTAGACTGTTATGTtgaactggaaaaggacagtAAAGGTTTTGACCACATGGTTCTTTGTCAGTCTAGGTGACTGTTCTCAATGAGGCAGTTTTATAAATACCATGTGGTGCTATTGAGCATCTTAACCTATGGGGGTGCAGCCTCTGCCTGCATGTGGGGCAGCACTAACCACACGGTGTGTTTCGGGGCTCTATGTGCGGCGGGACTTGGCAGTCTTGCCTCAGGCAGAGACTGATTTGGGGGTGAGAGTCCTGGGCCTCGCTAACTTTCAGTCCTTCACATGTGCGCTCGTGGAGCAAAGTGTTTCTGCAGGTGAGGGAGGAGCTGGTGATGCAGAGTGAGCTTTGGAACACAATCTGAATTACTCTCTGTTATGCTTTCAGAATTCACACGGGGGAAAAACCTTTTGTCTGTGATGAATGTGGTGCAAGATTCACTCAGAACCATATGCTGATTTATCATAAAAGGTGTCACACAGGTAAATATGCTGTTGTGATTGAATGTCTTTTCTGGCTGTAGAAGGGAAACTTCAGTTTATTAGTTTAGATGTTATTGTCTGCCTGGGGTTCAGGTTAAAGCCCGGATTTGCTTTCTCATCTAGTAAATGAGCAcaagtaaattaataaaatatgccCACTGCCCCAGTGCCTCCAGTACTGTGTGTCCATGGCCTTTGTGTACTGCTGGTCCTGTGTCTTAGGCATCCAGAGGTACCCTGATGTTTCAGCCCCAAGTTCCCTTTCCAGGAATCTTTCTGAAGGAAACTGCTCAGAATGTAGGGAAAGACATATGCTATTATCTCCATTCTTACTGTTTCTAATAACACAGCATCAGGAACAAATTGACTGTCCAGCCCCAAGAAAGTGGTTCAATAATCGGGTAAATCCATCCTGTCACACCCTTAGCCTTTCAGCCTAAGGTCTCTGAATATTATGAAAAATGCCAATGCTTGGTTGTCAGCTTGAGAAATGCACAGTGAAGCATACAGTGAATCCCAGCTTTACTGAAAACCTGCAGACTTAGGAGTTATATGATGTGTTGAAGTAGTGGAACTATGGGGTTCTTAGAAGTTTTATGGTATGATTTCATCAGGCAAGGGAGAACGTTTAAGCTCTCCATTCTGATTCTGTGCAGTGCTTCTGGGGTCAGAGCCCCGGCGAGTCCAGCTATTTGGTACTGTGCTTATCATACTAGCCCAGTTCCTGCCTGCCTGCATGTAAAACTGTTTACTTCTCTGCACTGTCCTGTGAGCCTCAAGTTCAGATGGTGAGATAGGTGAGCCACTTAATGATGTGAACTACTAGACTGAAAAAGCAGAAGTGGTGTCTGatgagagtgggggaggggaggtcaggTCACACTGAGGCATTCAGTTAGAATCGGTCATTTGATGGACATGCTAATATGTTCAGATTTTATTGAAGCCAGTTTTGGCATTTGAGAAATCAGGGCAAACCTAACAGCATGGAGGGCGGATGCCCTCCTGGTCCTCACCTGCCCAGGTGGGCAGGCGCTGCTCCAGGACAGCCACATGTGTTCATGGCAGACCCCGCTCCCTTCCGGAAGGGCTTCTGCTAGAGACCCACCACAGCCCTGTGGAAAGGTTCAGCTTTTCCAGCAGGCTGTTCTTGTTTGGGAATGACTGAATTTCCAAAATGTGAGCTGGCTGGATGTGCTCTTTCATCCTAATCTACTGGAATCTTTCTGGAGATTTCCAGGGGGCATTTCTACCAACTTTGAGCAGGTAGCAAGCACCGTACATGAGTAGATGTTTCTGGGTAGTTTTCACGAGAGAAGGTAACCCGCAGCCTGTCGGGGCACTTGGGAGGGTGGACCCAGTCCTCCCGCCTGTGTCATGTCTAACTCCGTGTCTCCTCTCTCTGTGTAGGTGAGAGGCCTTTCATGTGTGAAACGTGTGGCAAGagttttgcttccaaggagtatttAAAACATCACAATAGGATCCATACTGGGTCCAAACCCTTTAAATGTGAAGTTTGTTTCAGGACTTTTGCTCAGCGGAATTCACTTTACCAGCATATCAAAGTCCACACAGGTATGGCTGGAGTGTTGCCAGAGATGGGAGGTCAGTATGCAAAAAAACATCCTGAAGgttttattgaaaaattatttggaatttaaCTTTACATTGTGTGTcttaatagcatttaaaaatttcctgAGTTTCTAGTTTCTCTGACAAACTGGAAAGGTCTGAACATGTGTATACAGATGTGGACATGTGAACGTTTTCAAACCTTCAGATTAGAATTAGGGGTGACGGTGTGCATGTCCTTTTGGGACACCACAAGTGTGCATGGTCAGGTGTGACTAGAAAGTAGGTGAGCTGCCTGCAGCCATCGTGCCGGCTGTGGGTGAGGCCACGGCCCCCAGGGCCCCTTGTGGCAGTGGGGGGCGTGTGCTCCTGCGGCCCTGCtatggcgggggcggggcggggggtgccaGCATGTGGCCACAGAGCAATAGGCTGCCCCGTGTCCTCTGTCCCTTCCCCTCAGGGGAGCGGCCCTACTGCTGCGACCAGTGCGGCAAGCAGTTCACACAGCTCAACGCCCTCCAGCGCCATCACCGGATCCACACGGGGGAGAAGCCGTTCATGTGCAACGCATGCGGGCGGGCGTTCACCGACAAGTCCACGCTGCGGCGGCACACCTCGGTGAGCCAGGCTGGCCCTGGGGGCGCTGCTTTCAGCTGCACGGCCTGGATGGCAGAGTGCCCGAACTTCTGCCCTGGGGCCCTCTGTCCGGGAAGGGGGCCTGTGCCGGCTGAGTCCATTCTGACCAGGACCACGGGAAGACAGGGGTCTGATGGGTGGAGAAGGCTGTTGGGCCCAATGACACGTGGCCGTGAACCGGGGGTCTGCAGACCCTGGGCAGGGACACGTGGGTGACCGCCGTTGTGCGCTTGCTCCACAGATCCATGACAAGACAACTCCGTGGAAGTCCTTCCTGGTCATTGTGGACGGCTCTCCCAAGAATGGCGATGGCCACAAGACTGAGCAGCCTGATGACGAGTATGCAGCATCCAAACTCTCCGATAAATTGCTATCTTTTGCAGAAAATGGCCATTTTCACAACCTGGCCACCGTCCAGGGCAGCATGCCTGCCATGCATGAGGACAGTCCCGCAGACCTGGCCTGCAAGTCTGACGGTCCCGTGGGGTCCCAGGACACACTGCTGGCCACTGCCATCAGTGAGCTTAGCGAGCTGACACCACAGACAGAACCGGGCCCACA
This region includes:
- the GZF1 gene encoding GDNF-inducible zinc finger protein 1, producing MESGAVLLESKSSPINLLHEMHQLRLLGHLCDVTVSVEYQGVREEFMAHKAVLAATSKFFKEVFLNEKTVDGARTNVYLDEVQVADFASFLEFVYTAKVQVEEDRVQRMLEMAEKLKCLDLSETCFQLKKQMLESVLLELQNFSESQEAEGSSGSQVTAALAPEAWAGVAPDGPLANGVAGSLDPPAERISNGLLPDLPPRKSREKPDKRKEVAKPPYPKLRRASGRLAGRKVFVEIPKKKYTRRLREQQKSAEQDMGDCGGPQEPSPEALETEKEAVTKDEEDSGAGAGAEAVPPKVGRGEEGDEEEEEGEEGPGRRRSNFQCTRCEKAFLYEKSFLKHVRLHHGVATEVVHRCDTCGQTFANRCNLKGHQRHVHSSERHFPCELCGKKFKRKKDVKRHVVQVHEGGGERHQCQQCGKGLSSKTALRLHERTHTGHKPYGCSECPATFSQPSALKTHLRIHTGEKPFVCDECGARFTQNHMLIYHKRCHTGERPFMCETCGKSFASKEYLKHHNRIHTGSKPFKCEVCFRTFAQRNSLYQHIKVHTGERPYCCDQCGKQFTQLNALQRHHRIHTGEKPFMCNACGRAFTDKSTLRRHTSIHDKTTPWKSFLVIVDGSPKNGDGHKTEQPDDEYAASKLSDKLLSFAENGHFHNLATVQGSMPAMHEDSPADLACKSDGPVGSQDTLLATAISELSELTPQTEPGPHSSAL